The following are encoded in a window of Geobacter metallireducens GS-15 genomic DNA:
- a CDS encoding aspartate kinase, producing MALVVQKYGGTSMGSIERIRNVAKRVAKTYDAGNDMVVVVSAMSGETNKLVALANEVCEFPDNREYDVLVASGEQVSIALLAMCLKSMGYKAKSYHGWQVPIITDSVFSKARIEEIPDAKVRADLKDGTIVVVAGFQGIDKDGNVTTLGRGGSDTSAVAMAAAMKADVCEIYTDVDGVYTTDPNICEDARKIDKISYDEMLELASLGAKVLQIRSVEFAKKYNVDIHVRSSFNDNQGTMVTKEDKDMEAVLVSGIAYDKNEAKIAVLGVPDKPGIAAKILSSLSDANISVDMIVQNVSGGDLTDFTFTVTKADFKKALAITKEIATEIKATGVSADESISKVSIVGVGMRSHAGVATKMFQTLANEGINIQMISTSEIKVSVVIDAKYTELAVRVLHEAFGLSGK from the coding sequence ATGGCTCTGGTGGTCCAAAAATACGGCGGCACCTCAATGGGATCGATTGAACGGATCCGCAATGTTGCCAAGAGGGTCGCCAAGACCTACGACGCGGGCAACGATATGGTGGTCGTCGTTTCGGCCATGTCCGGCGAAACCAACAAGCTCGTGGCCCTGGCCAATGAGGTGTGCGAGTTTCCCGATAACCGCGAGTATGACGTTCTGGTTGCCTCGGGCGAACAGGTATCCATCGCCCTTCTCGCCATGTGTCTCAAATCCATGGGATACAAAGCAAAATCCTACCATGGCTGGCAGGTGCCGATCATTACCGACAGCGTCTTCAGCAAGGCCCGCATTGAAGAGATTCCCGACGCAAAGGTGAGGGCTGACCTCAAGGACGGGACTATCGTTGTCGTGGCCGGTTTCCAGGGGATAGACAAGGACGGCAACGTTACCACGTTGGGGCGCGGCGGTTCCGATACCTCGGCCGTGGCCATGGCTGCCGCCATGAAGGCCGATGTCTGCGAGATCTACACCGACGTTGACGGTGTCTACACCACCGACCCCAACATCTGTGAGGACGCCCGTAAGATCGATAAGATTTCCTACGACGAGATGCTGGAACTGGCGAGCCTTGGAGCGAAAGTGCTCCAGATTCGTTCAGTCGAATTTGCCAAGAAATACAATGTGGACATACATGTCCGCTCAAGTTTCAATGACAATCAAGGGACTATGGTCACCAAGGAGGATAAGGACATGGAAGCTGTACTCGTTTCGGGTATCGCCTACGACAAGAATGAAGCTAAGATTGCCGTACTGGGCGTGCCGGACAAACCGGGGATTGCCGCCAAGATTTTGTCGTCCCTTTCCGATGCCAATATCTCGGTCGATATGATCGTCCAGAACGTGAGTGGTGGCGATCTTACCGATTTCACTTTTACTGTCACCAAGGCCGACTTCAAAAAGGCACTTGCCATCACCAAGGAAATTGCCACTGAGATCAAGGCAACGGGCGTGTCGGCCGATGAAAGCATTTCCAAGGTCTCCATCGTCGGCGTCGGCATGCGGAGCCATGCCGGTGTCGCCACCAAGATGTTCCAAACCCTTGCAAATGAAGGAATCAATATTCAGATGATTTCCACCTCCGAGATCAAGGTGTCTGTCGTTATTGACGCCAAGTACACGGAACTCGCCGTGAGGGTGCTCCACGAGGCATTCGGCCTTTCCGGCAAATAG
- the tsaE gene encoding tRNA (adenosine(37)-N6)-threonylcarbamoyltransferase complex ATPase subunit type 1 TsaE produces MVSVTSHSVEETIRLGERLGRLLEPGSFIALTGELGAGKTQFVRGVASGLGIDSSVPITSPTFTLLNEYQGRIRLYHFDLYRLGGVDDAAELGFDEYFDGNGVCLVEWAERLGSDILTERLDIIFDYLSDTERRIDFISHGSNHEALLKKCFDRRLDSCY; encoded by the coding sequence GTGGTTTCAGTTACTTCGCACAGTGTTGAAGAGACTATCCGGCTGGGTGAGCGGCTTGGGCGACTGCTGGAGCCGGGGAGTTTTATCGCCCTCACCGGAGAGTTGGGCGCAGGCAAGACCCAGTTTGTACGGGGGGTAGCCTCCGGTCTGGGTATTGATAGCTCTGTACCCATTACAAGTCCTACGTTTACCCTTCTGAATGAGTACCAGGGACGAATCAGACTTTACCATTTCGATCTCTACCGTCTTGGTGGCGTCGATGATGCAGCAGAACTCGGTTTTGACGAGTACTTCGATGGGAATGGAGTCTGCCTCGTCGAGTGGGCCGAACGGCTTGGTTCTGATATCCTAACGGAACGTCTTGATATTATATTTGATTATTTAAGCGATACCGAGCGGCGTATCGACTTTATTTCGCACGGCTCAAACCATGAGGCATTATTAAAAAAATGTTTTGACCGTCGTTTGGATTCCTGCTATTAA
- a CDS encoding CBS domain-containing protein encodes MLKVRDIMTTDVVSVKRETTIRELAEIFTKHRVGSVPVVDESGNLIGIVTESDLIEQDKSLHIPTVISLFDWVIYLESEKKFEKELQKMTGQTVGDLYTDTAEMVTPDTPVSEVADIMSSKKLHALPVVEGKRLVGMVSRIDLIRTMVK; translated from the coding sequence ATGTTGAAAGTACGAGATATAATGACGACTGATGTCGTGTCGGTCAAAAGGGAAACCACAATCAGGGAGTTGGCGGAGATATTCACGAAACATCGGGTCGGCAGCGTACCGGTAGTGGATGAGAGCGGCAACCTCATCGGCATCGTCACTGAATCGGACCTTATCGAACAGGATAAAAGCCTTCACATACCTACGGTCATCTCTCTTTTCGACTGGGTTATTTACCTTGAGAGCGAGAAAAAATTCGAAAAGGAACTCCAGAAGATGACCGGCCAGACTGTCGGGGATCTCTATACCGACACTGCGGAGATGGTAACGCCGGATACCCCCGTGAGCGAGGTGGCCGATATCATGAGCAGCAAGAAGCTCCATGCTTTGCCGGTCGTGGAGGGAAAACGGCTCGTCGGCATGGTTTCCCGCATTGACCTCATCAGAACAATGGTGAAGTAG
- a CDS encoding bifunctional ADP-dependent NAD(P)H-hydrate dehydratase/NAD(P)H-hydrate epimerase, with protein MKVVTGETMQRMDRRSIEEFGIPGIDLMENAGQGCAAAIIERFGPAAGRMVLVVAGKGNNGGDGYVIARLLQQEGWEVQTVVLALREEIAGDAKVNLDRLDPETVMFSPPPAGLAPFAPHLERASVIVDALFGTGLKSEVQGSFAEAINLLNAAGKPVVAVDIPSGIDAGTGRTLGVAVKADVTVTFALAKLGHVLYPGAELCGDLRVVDIGIPLQVAADAEGYDFVDHGTACRLVRPRDRRAHKGSFGHCLVVAGSTGKTGAAAMAANSAVRAGSGLVTLAVPERLNAILEMKTTEAMTLPLPDGGAGRLVQDSAPALLEAIGGKSAVALGPGISWHLDTARLIRHLVTKIETPLVIDADGLNALSEDPAILQRKRSNCIVLTPHPGEMARLTGTSTAIIEADRIAAAREFAEQNGVYMILKGARTVIAAPDGRVAINGSGNPGMASGGMGDVLTGILASLLGQGYEPFDACRLGVFIHGHAADLVAADKGEIGMSAVDVQERLPWAFKTLTL; from the coding sequence ATGAAGGTTGTTACCGGCGAAACCATGCAGCGGATGGACCGTCGCTCCATCGAGGAATTCGGCATACCGGGCATTGACCTCATGGAAAATGCCGGCCAGGGGTGCGCTGCGGCCATTATTGAACGATTCGGACCGGCTGCGGGACGGATGGTGCTCGTTGTTGCCGGCAAGGGGAACAACGGTGGCGACGGATATGTAATTGCCAGGCTTCTGCAGCAGGAAGGGTGGGAAGTTCAGACCGTCGTCCTTGCCCTGCGCGAAGAGATTGCCGGTGATGCCAAGGTTAACCTGGATCGCCTTGATCCAGAAACCGTCATGTTTTCGCCTCCTCCGGCAGGGCTCGCTCCTTTTGCCCCCCACCTGGAACGGGCATCGGTGATCGTAGACGCCCTCTTCGGCACGGGTCTCAAGAGTGAGGTTCAGGGTAGCTTTGCCGAGGCGATTAACCTTCTGAACGCTGCGGGAAAACCGGTCGTGGCCGTTGATATTCCCTCGGGGATAGACGCAGGGACCGGTCGGACTCTCGGCGTCGCGGTCAAGGCTGATGTAACCGTTACCTTTGCCCTTGCCAAGCTTGGCCATGTCCTTTATCCCGGTGCCGAGCTCTGTGGCGATCTCCGTGTAGTTGATATCGGCATCCCTCTTCAGGTTGCCGCTGATGCCGAAGGGTACGATTTTGTCGACCATGGGACGGCTTGTCGTCTGGTTCGTCCTCGGGATCGTCGCGCCCATAAGGGGAGCTTCGGCCATTGTCTTGTTGTTGCCGGCTCCACCGGCAAAACCGGTGCCGCTGCCATGGCTGCAAACAGTGCGGTTCGTGCCGGCTCGGGACTGGTGACTTTGGCGGTTCCCGAACGCCTCAACGCCATTCTGGAAATGAAAACCACCGAGGCCATGACCCTGCCACTTCCCGATGGCGGTGCCGGACGCTTGGTGCAGGATTCTGCGCCGGCACTGCTCGAAGCCATTGGCGGCAAATCAGCCGTCGCGTTGGGGCCGGGCATCTCGTGGCATTTAGACACTGCACGCCTTATCCGCCATCTCGTCACCAAGATCGAGACCCCTCTTGTGATAGATGCCGATGGTCTGAACGCCCTGTCCGAAGACCCCGCCATCTTGCAGCGAAAACGGAGCAACTGCATCGTCCTTACCCCGCATCCGGGCGAAATGGCCCGTCTTACCGGCACCTCCACCGCGATTATCGAGGCAGACCGGATTGCTGCGGCGCGTGAGTTTGCAGAACAGAATGGCGTGTATATGATACTGAAAGGTGCCCGTACGGTCATTGCTGCGCCGGACGGACGGGTCGCCATCAACGGGAGCGGTAACCCTGGTATGGCGTCGGGGGGGATGGGTGACGTCCTTACCGGCATCCTGGCATCTCTCTTGGGGCAGGGATACGAACCCTTTGACGCCTGCCGGCTCGGCGTGTTCATTCATGGTCACGCCGCAGATTTGGTGGCAGCCGACAAGGGAGAAATCGGCATGTCGGCCGTCGACGTTCAGGAAAGACTCCCCTGGGCATTCAAAACGCTAACCCTATAA
- a CDS encoding holo-[acyl-carrier-protein] synthase produces the protein MIFGTGIDIVDITRFERFLEERNTRLFERLFTIHEQEYCAGKAHSAQHYALRFAAKEAFLKACGLGLREGLTWHDVEVVNDSLGKPDLRLYGKAQQLFADMNLSKTFVSLSHDGNFAVAMVVLERV, from the coding sequence GTGATTTTCGGCACCGGCATTGATATCGTCGACATAACCCGCTTCGAGCGTTTTCTGGAAGAGAGGAATACGCGTCTGTTCGAGCGCCTGTTCACCATTCATGAGCAAGAATACTGTGCGGGAAAGGCCCACAGTGCCCAGCACTATGCCCTTCGTTTCGCAGCCAAGGAGGCCTTTCTCAAGGCGTGCGGCCTCGGGCTTCGCGAAGGATTGACCTGGCATGACGTGGAGGTTGTCAACGACTCCCTCGGCAAGCCGGACCTGCGACTTTACGGCAAGGCACAACAGCTATTCGCTGATATGAATCTCTCGAAGACATTTGTATCCCTTTCCCATGACGGGAATTTTGCCGTCGCCATGGTGGTTCTGGAGCGGGTATGA
- a CDS encoding pyridoxine 5'-phosphate synthase, translated as MAKLGVNIDHVATIRQARGGVEPDPVAAAALAELAGADGITIHLREDRRHIQDRDLKLLRQTVKTKLNLEMAATAEMVAIALSVKPDMCTLVPEKRQELTTEGGLDVRIAMQGIAEAVERLQNGGIAVSLFVDPDPDQVKASSKVGSDYIEIHTGAFADAKDWKSEQDELERIGNAIKLGAKLGLGINAGHGLNYTNIRKVAALGGIEEYNIGHSIISRAVLVGLDRAVRDMVDLIKYA; from the coding sequence GTGGCAAAGCTTGGCGTAAATATTGACCACGTGGCAACAATCAGGCAGGCGAGGGGAGGAGTGGAACCCGATCCCGTGGCTGCCGCCGCTCTGGCGGAGTTGGCCGGAGCCGACGGGATTACCATTCACCTGCGGGAAGACCGCCGTCATATCCAGGACCGGGACCTGAAACTCCTTCGCCAAACCGTGAAGACCAAGCTCAATCTGGAGATGGCGGCAACGGCAGAGATGGTTGCCATAGCCCTCTCCGTAAAGCCCGACATGTGCACTCTCGTTCCCGAAAAGCGTCAGGAGCTCACTACCGAAGGTGGACTGGATGTGCGAATTGCCATGCAGGGGATTGCTGAAGCGGTGGAAAGGCTCCAGAATGGCGGCATCGCGGTGAGCCTCTTTGTCGATCCCGACCCCGACCAGGTGAAGGCTTCCAGCAAGGTTGGATCCGACTACATCGAGATACACACCGGGGCCTTTGCCGACGCAAAGGATTGGAAGTCCGAGCAGGATGAGTTGGAGCGGATTGGGAACGCCATTAAGCTTGGCGCCAAGCTCGGTCTCGGTATCAATGCCGGTCATGGCCTTAATTACACCAACATCAGGAAGGTTGCGGCCCTGGGGGGCATCGAGGAGTATAACATCGGCCATTCCATCATCTCCCGGGCGGTCCTTGTGGGACTCGACCGGGCAGTGCGCGACATGGTGGATCTCATCAAGTACGCCTGA
- the glmM gene encoding phosphoglucosamine mutase — translation MKKLFGTDGVRGVANVYPMTTEMAMQIGRAAAYLFKNGNRRHRIVIGKDTRLSGYMLENALVAGICSMGVDVLVVGPLPTPGIANITSSMRADAGVVISASHNAFQDNGIKFFSRDGFKLPDEMELKIEELIFSKKIDSLRPIATEVGKAYRIDDAVGRYVVFLKNTFPKELDLTGMKIVLDCANGAAYKVAPAVLEELGAEVIPYGIKPNGTNINAGFGSLHPEVISEAVKEHRADLGIALDGDADRVIFVDEFGNEVDGDHIMAICATDMLKHKKLRKNTLVATVMSNMGLDIAVKKAGGKVIKTAVGDRYVVEEMLKGGYNLGGEQSGHMIFLDHNTTGDGMLSALQVLAIMRRSGKTLSELAEVMIPLPQVLVNVRVTEKKDIMTIPEVAALIRGVEDKLKDEGRILIRYSGTEPLLRIMLEGQDKYQITGWAKEIADLVEKKIGGK, via the coding sequence ATGAAGAAGCTTTTCGGTACTGATGGCGTTCGCGGCGTGGCGAACGTTTATCCCATGACGACGGAAATGGCCATGCAGATCGGCCGTGCCGCAGCCTATCTGTTCAAGAACGGCAACCGGCGGCACCGGATCGTCATTGGCAAGGATACCCGCCTTTCCGGTTACATGCTGGAGAACGCCCTGGTGGCCGGTATCTGTTCCATGGGAGTAGACGTACTCGTGGTAGGGCCACTGCCAACCCCGGGCATTGCCAATATCACCTCGTCCATGCGGGCTGACGCGGGAGTGGTCATCTCGGCATCCCACAACGCTTTTCAGGATAACGGCATCAAGTTCTTCTCCCGGGATGGTTTCAAGCTCCCCGATGAGATGGAACTCAAGATCGAGGAGCTGATCTTTTCCAAGAAGATCGATTCCCTGCGCCCCATTGCCACCGAGGTGGGGAAGGCCTACCGGATCGACGATGCGGTGGGGCGCTATGTGGTCTTTCTCAAGAACACCTTCCCCAAGGAGCTTGATCTCACGGGGATGAAGATCGTCCTCGACTGCGCCAACGGTGCCGCCTACAAGGTGGCGCCGGCAGTCCTGGAGGAGCTTGGGGCGGAGGTCATTCCCTACGGCATCAAGCCCAACGGCACTAACATCAATGCCGGCTTCGGATCGCTTCACCCCGAGGTGATCAGCGAGGCAGTCAAGGAGCACCGGGCCGATCTGGGCATAGCCCTTGACGGCGACGCCGACCGGGTCATTTTTGTGGACGAATTCGGCAACGAGGTGGACGGCGACCACATCATGGCCATCTGCGCCACAGATATGCTCAAACATAAGAAACTCCGCAAGAATACCCTCGTGGCAACGGTTATGAGCAATATGGGGCTCGACATAGCCGTGAAAAAGGCTGGCGGGAAGGTGATCAAGACGGCAGTCGGGGACCGCTACGTGGTGGAGGAGATGCTGAAGGGAGGCTACAACCTCGGCGGCGAGCAGTCAGGGCACATGATCTTCCTTGATCACAACACCACGGGGGACGGGATGCTCTCCGCCCTCCAGGTCCTCGCCATCATGCGTCGAAGCGGCAAGACTCTCTCCGAGCTGGCCGAGGTGATGATTCCGCTTCCCCAGGTCCTCGTCAATGTGCGGGTTACCGAGAAAAAGGATATCATGACGATCCCCGAGGTGGCTGCACTCATCCGGGGGGTAGAAGATAAACTGAAGGACGAGGGGCGCATCCTCATCCGCTATTCCGGCACTGAGCCGCTGTTGCGGATCATGCTGGAAGGTCAGGACAAATACCAGATTACCGGGTGGGCCAAGGAGATTGCCGACCTGGTTGAGAAGAAGATCGGAGGGAAGTAG
- a CDS encoding CdaR family protein, translating to MNWNNFSTNWDLKLLSLILAVIVWGGVSGGRTAELELTVPLELRNLPPGFSVASAVPTEASVTVAGPKILLLKLRSERIIIPLDARGVGEGTTLFTGLERRLGLPREATITRLFPATVEVRLIRSKTVQKP from the coding sequence ATGAACTGGAACAATTTCTCAACCAACTGGGACCTCAAGCTTCTTTCCCTCATTCTGGCAGTGATCGTATGGGGTGGCGTATCCGGAGGACGCACCGCCGAACTGGAACTTACGGTGCCCCTGGAACTGCGCAACCTACCTCCCGGCTTTTCTGTGGCTAGCGCCGTTCCCACGGAGGCCTCAGTAACCGTTGCCGGGCCGAAAATTCTTTTATTGAAGCTCCGTAGTGAAAGGATTATCATTCCGCTCGACGCACGGGGGGTGGGCGAGGGAACCACGCTGTTCACGGGTCTTGAACGCAGGCTCGGTCTCCCTCGGGAAGCAACAATCACCCGTCTTTTTCCTGCAACGGTTGAAGTAAGGCTGATCCGTTCCAAAACAGTCCAGAAACCGTAA
- the cdaA gene encoding diadenylate cyclase CdaA, whose translation MPDSLQLFGWRDLVDITLVTFIIYRVILLLKGKVAARLLLILAILGTLYFLTSLVGLDTLHWILRSLFGSFIIILVIVFQHDLRRALVSLGRSGKERDYEVEEASEAIDGLTTALADLSARRHGALIVIEREMGVSAHLQTGTEIDAKITSEILTSIFLPYSPIHDGAVVIQRGKLTKAGCFLPLSQNPAISKSLGTRHRAALGLTEVVDAVALVVSEETGQMSVVIGGKLMPMPDGGSLRKALKRLIEPQWLSS comes from the coding sequence ATGCCCGATTCCCTTCAGCTTTTCGGGTGGCGAGATCTGGTAGACATCACGCTCGTCACCTTCATTATCTACCGGGTTATCCTTCTCCTGAAGGGGAAGGTAGCCGCACGCCTTCTTCTCATTCTTGCCATTCTCGGCACACTTTACTTTCTTACCAGTCTTGTCGGCCTTGACACACTTCACTGGATTTTGAGGTCTCTGTTCGGCTCCTTCATCATCATACTCGTCATTGTGTTCCAGCATGACCTGCGTCGTGCGCTGGTCAGCCTGGGAAGGAGTGGCAAGGAAAGGGATTATGAGGTTGAAGAGGCCTCTGAGGCCATCGACGGCCTTACAACGGCGCTGGCTGATCTTTCAGCCCGCCGGCATGGTGCTCTTATCGTGATCGAACGTGAGATGGGAGTCTCGGCCCACCTCCAGACCGGAACCGAGATCGATGCAAAGATAACGAGCGAGATTCTAACCTCTATTTTTCTCCCCTATTCGCCCATCCATGACGGTGCTGTCGTTATCCAGCGTGGTAAACTGACAAAGGCCGGCTGTTTTCTCCCCCTCTCCCAGAACCCGGCCATCAGCAAGAGCCTTGGCACCCGACACCGGGCAGCCTTGGGGCTTACTGAAGTGGTTGATGCCGTGGCCCTCGTGGTTTCCGAGGAGACAGGCCAGATGTCTGTGGTTATCGGTGGCAAACTTATGCCCATGCCCGATGGGGGTAGTCTCCGTAAAGCTCTCAAACGGCTCATAGAGCCCCAATGGCTGTCGTCATGA
- the folP gene encoding dihydropteroate synthase has protein sequence MGKSDEIVVPSFWRLAKRSLDLSRRPCIMGILNVTPDSFSDGSRYLDLDRAEERAHQMVEQGADIVDIGGESTRPNIAPVDADEELRRVIPLVERLAGRIPVPISVDTYKAVVAREALRVGAEIVNDISGLTFDPAMAATVAEADAGLVVMHTRGRPDTMQRDTAYGNLIAEVIDFLRQSVLIAEAAGVSKERIVVDPGIGFAKSVQGNLEILRQLRDVASLQLPILVGTSRKSFIGTILGRNVDERLFGTAATVALAVANGASIIRVHEVREMRDVADMAHAVLHPHAY, from the coding sequence ATGGGAAAATCCGATGAAATCGTGGTTCCGTCTTTCTGGAGGCTAGCGAAGCGGTCTCTTGACCTCTCCCGGCGTCCCTGCATCATGGGGATCCTGAACGTAACCCCTGACTCCTTTTCCGACGGCAGCCGCTACCTTGATCTTGACCGTGCGGAAGAGCGCGCTCACCAAATGGTTGAACAGGGGGCGGACATCGTCGATATCGGGGGGGAGAGCACCCGCCCCAATATTGCACCGGTGGATGCCGATGAGGAACTTCGGCGGGTCATTCCTCTGGTCGAACGGCTTGCAGGACGCATTCCGGTGCCGATTTCGGTGGATACCTACAAGGCTGTTGTGGCTCGTGAGGCGCTCCGCGTCGGCGCCGAAATCGTGAACGACATAAGCGGCCTTACCTTTGACCCGGCCATGGCTGCCACAGTGGCGGAAGCCGATGCCGGGCTGGTGGTGATGCATACCCGCGGCAGACCCGACACCATGCAAAGGGATACCGCTTATGGCAACCTGATCGCCGAGGTGATTGATTTCCTTCGTCAGTCCGTGTTGATTGCGGAAGCCGCTGGAGTTTCCAAGGAACGGATTGTTGTTGATCCGGGAATTGGCTTCGCCAAGAGCGTTCAGGGCAACCTCGAGATACTGAGGCAACTTCGGGATGTTGCCAGTCTCCAACTCCCCATACTTGTGGGAACCTCTCGCAAGTCGTTTATCGGTACCATTCTCGGCCGCAACGTGGATGAACGCCTGTTCGGCACAGCGGCAACGGTGGCCCTTGCAGTCGCCAACGGTGCCTCCATCATTCGGGTCCACGAAGTACGTGAGATGCGCGACGTGGCGGATATGGCCCATGCCGTGCTTCACCCCCACGCGTATTGA
- the ftsH gene encoding ATP-dependent zinc metalloprotease FtsH: MNQFYKNLALWLVISLMMILLFNLFNKPRTTSERLSYSDFITAVDAGKVNAVTIQGNEIIGKFADGKEFRSYKPLDATLSDKLLEKKISISAKPEEEKVSWFSIFISWFPLLFLVGVWIFFMRQMQGGGGKAMAFGKSRAKLLTEAQGRITFEDVAGVDEAKEELEEIIQFLKDPKKFTKLGGRIPKGVLLVGPPGTGKTLLARAVAGEAGVPFFSISGSDFVEMFVGVGASRVRDLFVQGKKNAPCIIFIDEIDAVGRHRGAGLGGGHDEREQTLNQLLVEMDGFESNEGVILIAATNRPDVLDPALLRPGRFDRQVVVPQPDVKGREMILKVHTKKTPLGPNVNLDVIARGTPGFSGADLANVVNEAALLAARKDKSVVDMQDFDDAKDKVLMGVERRSMVISEDEKKNTAYHEAGHTLVAKLIPGSDPVHKVSIIPRGRALGITMQLPSEDKHSYSKEALLNRIAVLMGGRAAEDIIFGSLTTGAGNDIERATDLARKMVCEWGMSDKMGPVSFGKKEESIFLGRDMSMHKNYSEATAVEIDGEIRKIVEDSYSRVTTLLRDNIDILHKLSLELIEKENLTGDEVEQIVRSVRGTVPASEEIPAS, encoded by the coding sequence TTGAACCAGTTCTACAAAAACCTGGCGCTCTGGCTTGTGATCAGCTTGATGATGATTCTTCTCTTTAACCTGTTCAATAAACCGCGCACCACCTCTGAGCGGTTGAGCTACAGCGACTTCATCACCGCCGTCGACGCGGGCAAGGTGAATGCGGTAACCATTCAGGGAAATGAAATTATCGGCAAGTTTGCCGACGGCAAGGAGTTCAGAAGCTACAAGCCCTTGGACGCCACGCTCTCGGACAAGCTTCTCGAGAAGAAGATCAGCATTTCAGCCAAGCCGGAGGAAGAGAAGGTTTCCTGGTTCTCCATCTTCATCTCCTGGTTCCCGCTTCTTTTTCTGGTGGGTGTCTGGATATTCTTCATGCGTCAGATGCAGGGGGGTGGCGGCAAGGCCATGGCCTTCGGCAAGAGCCGGGCTAAGCTCCTTACCGAGGCCCAAGGACGGATCACCTTCGAGGACGTGGCAGGCGTCGACGAGGCCAAGGAAGAACTGGAGGAGATTATCCAGTTCCTGAAGGATCCGAAGAAGTTTACCAAGCTCGGCGGTCGTATCCCCAAAGGTGTGCTCCTGGTTGGCCCTCCGGGAACCGGCAAAACCCTCCTGGCCCGTGCCGTGGCCGGCGAGGCGGGCGTTCCCTTCTTCTCCATCTCCGGTTCCGACTTTGTCGAGATGTTCGTGGGGGTCGGTGCATCCCGAGTCCGTGACCTCTTCGTCCAGGGGAAGAAGAATGCCCCATGCATCATCTTCATCGACGAGATCGACGCTGTCGGCCGCCACCGCGGGGCAGGACTCGGCGGCGGACATGATGAGCGCGAACAGACCCTTAACCAGCTTCTGGTTGAAATGGACGGTTTCGAGTCCAACGAGGGTGTCATTCTGATCGCCGCAACCAACCGTCCCGACGTTCTCGACCCGGCTCTCCTTCGTCCCGGCCGCTTCGACCGCCAGGTCGTTGTTCCCCAGCCCGACGTGAAGGGGCGGGAGATGATCCTCAAGGTTCATACCAAAAAGACCCCCCTGGGGCCCAACGTCAATCTCGATGTCATTGCCCGCGGAACCCCCGGTTTTTCGGGCGCCGATCTGGCCAACGTGGTGAACGAGGCAGCGCTTCTTGCTGCGCGCAAGGACAAGAGTGTTGTGGATATGCAGGATTTCGACGATGCCAAGGACAAGGTCCTCATGGGGGTCGAGCGCCGGAGCATGGTCATCTCCGAGGACGAAAAGAAGAACACCGCCTACCACGAGGCGGGCCATACCCTGGTGGCAAAGCTCATCCCCGGTTCCGATCCTGTTCACAAGGTTTCCATCATCCCCCGCGGCCGGGCCTTGGGAATCACCATGCAGCTCCCCAGCGAGGACAAGCACAGCTACTCGAAGGAAGCACTCCTCAATCGCATCGCCGTTCTCATGGGGGGGCGTGCCGCAGAGGACATCATCTTTGGAAGCCTCACCACCGGTGCGGGCAACGATATCGAGCGGGCCACGGATCTTGCCCGCAAGATGGTCTGCGAATGGGGCATGAGCGACAAGATGGGCCCCGTGTCCTTCGGCAAGAAGGAGGAGTCGATCTTCCTGGGCCGCGACATGTCCATGCACAAGAACTACAGCGAGGCCACAGCCGTGGAGATCGACGGCGAGATCCGCAAGATCGTCGAAGATAGTTACAGCCGCGTAACCACGCTTCTCAGGGACAACATCGATATTCTCCACAAGCTTTCCCTGGAGCTTATTGAGAAGGAAAACCTGACTGGCGACGAAGTGGAGCAGATCGTCAGGTCCGTCAGGGGAACGGTTCCGGCTTCCGAGGAAATTCCTGCCTCCTGA